Proteins encoded in a region of the Pseudomonas sp. PDNC002 genome:
- the ispD gene encoding 2-C-methyl-D-erythritol 4-phosphate cytidylyltransferase, which translates to MTTSAFWAVIPAAGIGSRMRADRPKQYLDLAGRSILERTLDCFLGHSRLKGLVVCLAADDPWWPTLPSASNELIQRADGGRERADSVLNGLLRLAELGATPDDWVLVHDAARPNLARADLDRLLDELEFDAVGGLLGVPARDTLKRVGADGRVVETIDRSVVWQAYTPQMFRLGALHRALADALVADAAITDEASAMEWAGYAPRMVEGRADNIKVTTPEDLQRLQRNFAKH; encoded by the coding sequence ATGACCACTTCCGCCTTCTGGGCCGTGATTCCGGCCGCCGGCATCGGTTCGCGGATGCGCGCCGATCGCCCCAAGCAATACCTCGACCTCGCTGGTCGCAGCATTCTCGAACGTACGCTCGACTGCTTCCTCGGCCATTCCCGTCTGAAAGGGTTGGTGGTCTGCCTGGCCGCCGATGATCCCTGGTGGCCGACCCTGCCCAGCGCTTCCAATGAATTGATCCAGCGTGCCGACGGTGGCCGCGAGCGCGCCGACTCGGTGCTCAATGGCCTGCTGCGCCTGGCCGAGCTGGGCGCTACGCCGGATGACTGGGTGCTGGTGCATGACGCCGCCCGGCCGAACCTGGCGCGCGCCGATCTGGATCGCTTACTGGACGAGTTGGAGTTCGACGCTGTGGGCGGCCTGCTCGGCGTGCCTGCGCGGGATACCTTGAAGCGCGTGGGCGCTGATGGCCGTGTAGTCGAAACCATCGACCGCAGCGTGGTCTGGCAGGCCTATACCCCGCAGATGTTCCGCCTCGGCGCGTTGCATCGCGCACTCGCGGATGCGCTGGTGGCCGATGCGGCCATCACTGACGAGGCGTCTGCCATGGAGTGGGCGGGCTATGCGCCGCGCATGGTGGAAGGGCGGGCGGACAACATCAAGGTCACCACCCCGGAAGACCTGCAGCGCCTGCAGCGTAACTTCGCCAAGCACTGA
- the yedF gene encoding sulfurtransferase-like selenium metabolism protein YedF — protein MSETKTPTLSLDLRGEHCPYNALATLETLETLKPGDLLEVITDCSQSVHGIPEDTKRHGYHCLAVEQHGALFRFLIEVPLLG, from the coding sequence ATGTCCGAAACCAAGACGCCGACGCTGTCGCTTGATCTGCGCGGCGAACATTGCCCGTACAACGCCCTCGCCACCCTGGAAACCCTGGAGACGCTCAAGCCGGGCGATCTGCTGGAGGTGATCACCGACTGTTCGCAGTCGGTGCATGGCATTCCGGAAGACACCAAGCGCCACGGCTATCACTGCCTGGCGGTGGAGCAGCATGGGGCGCTGTTCCGCTTCCTGATCGAAGTACCGCTGCTGGGCTGA
- the tilS gene encoding tRNA lysidine(34) synthetase TilS, with product MPLESASLESRLLTFLAPWRNAPAWRVALSGGLDSTVLLHLLAQLAHREALPPITAIHVHHGLQAAADAWPSHCQRACDDLGVPLRIERVRVDGRASLERAAREARYAAFEAALGEGECLLTAQHQNDQAETVLFRLFRGAGVRGLAGMAAERPLGAGSLLRPLLGATRLELERYAKRHGLGWVEDPSNANDDHDRNYLRNQVLPFIVRRWPAASETIARSAEHLAESESLLSELARNDLSLAGERSEYAGMQLPSLALAALIELSEPRQRNALRHWLAPLARLPDSAHWAGWRDLRDARDDAEPVWRLADGELRRAQGRLWWLASPWLGFVPEAYSWAVSAQSLVLPGNGSLRFEGEPPVGPLEIRYRQGGEVMAVAGRGRRDLKRLLNEAAVPAFLRGRLPLLWRGDELLGVALLPDLRVEPGQPWTLRWTAPTNDSGLS from the coding sequence ATGCCCCTTGAATCCGCGTCTCTCGAATCCCGACTGCTGACCTTCCTGGCCCCCTGGCGAAACGCGCCGGCTTGGCGGGTGGCGCTTTCCGGCGGCCTGGATTCCACCGTTCTCCTGCACCTCCTCGCGCAACTCGCTCATCGCGAAGCCTTGCCGCCGATTACCGCCATCCATGTACATCACGGCCTGCAGGCTGCGGCCGACGCTTGGCCTAGCCACTGCCAGCGCGCCTGTGACGATCTCGGTGTGCCGCTGAGGATCGAGCGAGTACGGGTCGATGGGCGGGCCAGCCTGGAGCGTGCCGCACGCGAAGCGCGCTATGCCGCCTTCGAAGCGGCGTTGGGGGAGGGGGAGTGCCTCTTGACCGCTCAGCACCAGAACGACCAGGCGGAGACGGTGCTGTTCCGCCTGTTCCGTGGCGCCGGGGTGCGCGGGCTGGCCGGTATGGCTGCCGAGCGTCCGCTGGGCGCTGGTTCGCTGCTGCGGCCGCTGCTGGGCGCAACTCGCCTGGAGCTGGAGCGCTATGCGAAGCGCCATGGCCTGGGCTGGGTGGAAGACCCGTCCAACGCCAACGACGACCATGACCGCAACTATCTACGTAACCAGGTACTGCCGTTCATCGTTCGGCGTTGGCCCGCGGCGAGCGAGACGATTGCCCGAAGTGCCGAACATCTGGCGGAGTCCGAAAGCTTGCTGAGCGAACTGGCGCGGAACGACCTGTCGTTGGCCGGGGAGCGTTCCGAGTACGCAGGCATGCAGCTGCCTTCGCTGGCACTGGCCGCGCTGATCGAATTGAGCGAGCCACGCCAGCGCAACGCGTTGCGGCATTGGCTGGCTCCTCTGGCACGGCTGCCGGACAGCGCGCATTGGGCGGGGTGGCGAGACCTTCGCGATGCGCGCGACGACGCCGAGCCGGTCTGGCGTCTTGCGGATGGCGAGCTGCGCCGTGCCCAGGGCCGCCTCTGGTGGCTGGCCAGTCCCTGGCTTGGCTTCGTGCCGGAAGCGTACTCCTGGGCGGTGTCCGCGCAATCCCTGGTGTTGCCGGGCAATGGTTCGCTGCGCTTCGAGGGTGAGCCGCCGGTTGGTCCGCTTGAGATCCGTTACCGTCAAGGCGGAGAAGTGATGGCGGTGGCCGGGCGTGGTCGGCGCGACCTGAAGCGGCTGCTCAACGAAGCCGCTGTGCCGGCTTTCCTGCGTGGCCGTTTGCCACTGCTCTGGCGAGGCGACGAGCTGCTGGGCGTCGCACTGCTGCCCGATCTGCGTGTGGAGCCCGGTCAGCCCTGGACGCTGCGCTGGACAGCGCCGACGAATGACTCGGGTTTGAGCTGA
- a CDS encoding S-(hydroxymethyl)glutathione dehydrogenase/class III alcohol dehydrogenase: MIKSRAAVAFAPNKPLEIVEVDVAPPQKGEVLVRIVATGVCHTDAYTLSGQDSEGVFPCILGHEGGGIVEAVGEGVTSLKVGDHVIPLYTAECRECKFCKSGKTNLCQAVRATQGKGLMPDGTSRFSYKGEPIYHYMGCSTFSEYTVLPEISLAKIPEEAPLEKVCLLGCGVTTGIGAVLNTAKVEEGATVAIFGLGGIGLAAIIGAKMAKASRIIAVDINPAKFDIAKELGATDFVNPKDHQKPIQEVIVDMTDGGVDYSFECVGNVQLMRAALECCHKGWGESTIIGVAGAGQEISTRPFQLVTGRVWRGSAFGGVKGRTELPSYVEKAQKGEIPLDTFITHTMGLEKINEAFDLMHEGKSIRSVIHY, from the coding sequence ATGATCAAGTCCCGTGCCGCCGTCGCCTTCGCCCCCAACAAACCGTTGGAAATCGTCGAAGTCGATGTGGCGCCGCCGCAGAAGGGTGAAGTGCTGGTGCGCATCGTCGCCACCGGCGTCTGCCACACCGATGCGTACACCCTGTCCGGCCAGGATTCCGAAGGCGTCTTCCCATGCATCCTGGGTCACGAAGGCGGCGGTATCGTCGAGGCGGTGGGCGAGGGCGTGACCTCGCTGAAGGTGGGTGACCACGTGATCCCGCTGTACACCGCCGAATGCCGCGAGTGCAAATTCTGCAAGTCCGGCAAGACCAACCTCTGCCAGGCCGTGCGCGCCACACAGGGCAAGGGCCTGATGCCCGATGGCACCAGCCGCTTCTCCTATAAGGGCGAGCCGATCTATCACTACATGGGTTGCTCGACCTTCTCCGAGTACACCGTGCTGCCGGAAATCTCGCTGGCCAAGATCCCCGAGGAAGCGCCGCTGGAGAAGGTCTGCCTGCTCGGTTGCGGCGTCACCACCGGCATCGGCGCCGTGCTGAACACCGCCAAGGTGGAAGAGGGTGCCACCGTCGCCATCTTCGGCCTGGGCGGCATCGGCCTGGCGGCGATCATCGGCGCCAAGATGGCCAAGGCCTCGCGCATCATCGCTGTCGACATCAACCCGGCGAAATTCGATATCGCCAAGGAGCTGGGCGCCACCGACTTCGTCAATCCGAAGGATCATCAGAAGCCGATCCAGGAAGTGATCGTCGACATGACCGATGGCGGCGTGGACTATTCCTTCGAGTGCGTCGGCAACGTGCAACTGATGCGTGCGGCGCTGGAGTGCTGCCACAAGGGCTGGGGCGAGTCCACCATCATCGGCGTTGCCGGCGCTGGCCAGGAAATCAGCACCCGTCCGTTCCAGCTGGTCACCGGCCGTGTCTGGCGCGGTTCGGCCTTCGGTGGTGTGAAAGGCCGTACCGAACTGCCTAGCTATGTAGAGAAGGCGCAGAAGGGCGAGATTCCGCTGGATACCTTCATCACCCACACCATGGGCCTGGAGAAGATCAACGAAGCGTTTGACCTGATGCACGAAGGCAAGAGCATCCGCTCGGTCATCCACTACTGA
- the accA gene encoding acetyl-CoA carboxylase carboxyl transferase subunit alpha — translation MNPNFLDFEQPIADLHAKIEELRLVGNDNALNITDEISRLQEKSKALTENIFGNLSSWQIAQLARHPRRPYTLDYIEHIFTEFEELHGDRHFSDDAAIVGGVARLDEQPVMIIGHQKGREVREKVRRNFGMPRPEGYRKACRLMEMAERFKMPILTFIDTPGAYPGIDAEERGQSEAIAWNLRVMARLKTPIIATVIGEGGSGGALAIGVCDQLNMLQYSTYAVISPEGCASILWRTAEKAPEAAEAMGITANRLKDLGIVDNIIPEPLGSAHRDPAAMSATIRESLLGQLDTLKQLSSEELLARRYERLMSYGVA, via the coding sequence ATGAACCCGAATTTTCTCGATTTCGAACAGCCCATTGCCGACCTGCACGCCAAGATCGAAGAGCTGCGCCTGGTTGGCAACGACAACGCCCTGAACATCACCGACGAGATCTCCCGTCTGCAGGAGAAGAGCAAGGCGCTGACCGAGAACATCTTCGGCAACCTGTCCAGCTGGCAGATCGCCCAGCTCGCTCGCCATCCGCGTCGCCCCTACACCCTGGATTACATCGAGCACATCTTCACCGAATTCGAAGAACTGCACGGCGACCGTCATTTCTCCGATGACGCGGCCATCGTCGGCGGCGTTGCCCGCCTGGACGAGCAGCCGGTGATGATCATTGGCCACCAGAAAGGCCGCGAAGTGCGCGAGAAGGTTCGCCGCAACTTCGGCATGCCGCGCCCGGAAGGCTACCGCAAGGCCTGCCGCCTGATGGAAATGGCCGAGCGCTTCAAGATGCCGATCCTGACCTTCATCGATACGCCTGGCGCCTACCCGGGCATCGATGCCGAAGAGCGCGGCCAGAGCGAGGCCATCGCCTGGAACCTGCGTGTCATGGCGCGCCTGAAAACCCCGATCATCGCCACCGTGATTGGCGAGGGCGGTTCCGGCGGCGCGCTGGCCATCGGCGTCTGCGATCAACTGAACATGCTGCAGTATTCCACCTACGCGGTGATTTCCCCCGAAGGTTGCGCCTCGATCCTCTGGCGTACCGCCGAAAAGGCGCCGGAAGCCGCCGAGGCCATGGGCATCACCGCCAATCGCCTGAAGGATCTGGGTATCGTCGATAACATCATCCCCGAGCCGCTGGGCAGTGCCCACCGCGATCCGGCAGCCATGTCCGCGACCATTCGCGAATCCCTGCTGGGGCAGTTGGATACCCTCAAGCAACTGAGTAGCGAAGAGCTGCTGGCGCGCCGCTACGAGCGCCTGATGAGCTACGGCGTCGCCTGA
- a CDS encoding LysR substrate-binding domain-containing protein, which translates to MHRWEGLDEFVAVAETGQFTAAAERLGVSSSHVSRQVARLEERLQTRLLYRNTRKVTLSEAGQTFLQHCRRLQDAREEALRAVSDLSAEPKGLLRMTCAVAYGERFVVPLVNEFMAQFPQLRVEIELSNRQLDLFHEGFDLAIRLGRLSDSRLVATRLAPRVMYLCATPDYLARHGAPQSPADLAHYNCLVGSSDQWSFLEEGRETQHRVQGNWRCNSGQAVLDAALRGFGLCQLPDYYVLEHLRSGRLISLLDAHQPPNTGVWALYPQQRHLSPKVRQLVDHLKDGLQQLQPM; encoded by the coding sequence ATGCACCGCTGGGAAGGGCTGGACGAATTCGTCGCCGTCGCCGAAACCGGGCAGTTCACTGCCGCCGCCGAACGCCTTGGAGTCTCGTCGTCCCATGTCAGCCGCCAGGTGGCTCGCCTGGAGGAACGCCTGCAGACCCGCCTGCTCTACCGCAACACGCGCAAGGTAACGCTGAGCGAAGCCGGGCAGACTTTCCTGCAGCACTGTCGCCGCCTGCAGGATGCGCGCGAGGAAGCGCTGCGCGCCGTCAGCGACCTGTCCGCCGAACCCAAGGGCCTGCTGCGGATGACCTGCGCGGTGGCCTATGGCGAGCGCTTCGTGGTGCCGCTGGTGAACGAGTTCATGGCGCAGTTTCCGCAACTAAGGGTGGAAATCGAGCTGTCCAATCGCCAACTGGACCTGTTCCATGAAGGCTTCGATCTCGCCATCCGCCTGGGTCGGCTGAGCGATTCTCGGCTGGTAGCGACGCGTCTGGCACCCCGGGTGATGTACCTGTGCGCCACGCCGGACTACCTCGCTCGCCACGGGGCGCCACAGAGTCCCGCGGATCTGGCGCACTACAACTGTTTGGTTGGCAGCAGCGACCAGTGGAGCTTCCTCGAAGAGGGCCGCGAAACCCAGCACCGCGTGCAGGGCAATTGGCGCTGCAACAGCGGCCAGGCGGTGCTCGACGCGGCGCTGCGTGGCTTTGGTTTGTGCCAGTTACCGGACTACTACGTACTCGAACATCTGCGCAGCGGAAGGCTGATCTCCCTTCTGGATGCCCATCAGCCCCCCAACACCGGGGTCTGGGCATTGTATCCGCAGCAGAGACACCTCTCGCCAAAGGTGCGCCAACTGGTCGACCACCTGAAGGACGGGCTACAGCAATTGCAGCCAATGTAA
- a CDS encoding CTP synthase: MTRYIFVTGGVVSSLGKGIASASLAAILEARGLKITMLKLDPYINVDPGTMSPFQHGEVFVTHDGAETDLDLGHYERFVRTTVTQNNNFTTGRVYMDVLRKERRGDYLGATVQVIPHITDEIKRRIIKGAGDADVALVEIGGTVGDIESQPFLEAIRQLRVEIGAKRAMLMHLTLVPYIATAGETKTKPTQHSVKELRSIGLQPDILICRSDHPVDVSSRRKIALFTNVEERAVISLEDVDTIYRIPSVLHAQGVDDLVVERFGLECGPADLSEWDRVVDAKLNPEREVTIAMVGKYMELLDAYKSLIEAMTHAGIQSRTKVNLRYIDSEDIEQQGTSLLEGADAILVPGGFGLRGVEGKITAVQYARENKVPYLGICLGMQVAVIEYARNVLGWTDANSTEFDKSSGHPVVGLITEWQDATGATEVRTETSDLGGTMRLGAQECLLSAGTLVHDCYGKDVIVERHRHRYEVNNNLRPQLEAAGLKISGRSGDGALVEVVEAPDHPWFVACQFHPEFTSTPRDGHPLFSGFVNAALKQAGKA, encoded by the coding sequence ATGACGCGCTACATCTTCGTCACGGGTGGTGTTGTTTCTTCATTGGGGAAAGGCATCGCCTCGGCTTCCTTGGCTGCCATTCTGGAAGCGCGTGGCCTGAAGATCACGATGCTCAAGCTGGACCCCTACATCAACGTAGATCCGGGCACCATGAGCCCGTTCCAGCACGGTGAGGTGTTCGTCACCCACGACGGCGCCGAGACCGATCTTGACCTGGGCCACTACGAACGCTTCGTTCGTACCACCGTCACCCAGAACAACAACTTCACCACCGGCCGCGTCTACATGGACGTGCTGCGCAAGGAGCGTCGCGGTGACTACCTCGGCGCCACCGTGCAGGTGATCCCGCATATCACCGACGAGATCAAGCGTCGTATCATCAAGGGCGCCGGCGATGCCGACGTGGCCCTGGTAGAGATCGGCGGTACCGTGGGTGACATCGAGTCGCAACCCTTCCTCGAGGCTATTCGCCAGCTGCGTGTGGAAATCGGCGCCAAGCGCGCGATGCTCATGCACCTGACGCTGGTCCCGTACATCGCCACCGCTGGCGAGACCAAGACCAAGCCGACCCAGCACTCGGTCAAGGAACTGCGCTCCATCGGCCTGCAGCCGGACATCCTGATCTGCCGTTCCGACCATCCGGTGGACGTGTCTTCCCGCCGCAAGATCGCCCTGTTCACCAACGTGGAAGAGCGCGCGGTCATTTCGCTGGAAGACGTCGACACCATCTATCGTATTCCGTCGGTGCTGCATGCCCAGGGCGTGGACGACCTGGTCGTCGAGCGCTTCGGCCTGGAGTGCGGCCCGGCCGACCTGTCCGAGTGGGACCGCGTGGTCGACGCCAAGCTCAACCCCGAGCGTGAAGTCACCATCGCCATGGTCGGCAAGTACATGGAACTGCTCGACGCCTACAAGTCGCTGATCGAAGCCATGACCCACGCCGGCATCCAGAGCCGCACCAAGGTCAACCTGCGCTACATCGACTCCGAGGATATCGAGCAGCAGGGCACCAGCCTGCTCGAAGGCGCCGACGCCATCCTGGTTCCGGGCGGCTTCGGCCTGCGCGGCGTGGAGGGCAAGATCACCGCCGTGCAGTACGCCCGTGAGAACAAGGTTCCGTACCTGGGCATCTGCCTGGGCATGCAGGTGGCCGTCATCGAGTACGCCCGTAACGTGCTGGGCTGGACCGATGCCAACTCCACCGAGTTCGACAAGTCCAGCGGCCACCCGGTCGTCGGCCTGATCACCGAATGGCAGGACGCCACCGGCGCCACTGAAGTGCGCACCGAGACTTCCGACCTGGGCGGCACCATGCGCCTGGGCGCCCAGGAGTGCCTGCTGTCCGCCGGTACCCTGGTGCACGACTGCTACGGCAAGGACGTGATCGTCGAGCGTCACCGTCACCGCTACGAAGTGAACAACAACCTGCGTCCGCAACTGGAAGCCGCCGGCCTGAAGATTTCCGGTCGCTCCGGCGACGGCGCGCTGGTCGAAGTGGTCGAGGCTCCGGATCATCCGTGGTTCGTCGCCTGCCAGTTCCACCCGGAATTCACTTCCACCCCGCGTGATGGCCACCCGCTGTTCAGCGGCTTCGTCAACGCCGCCCTGAAACAAGCCGGGAAAGCCTGA
- the eno gene encoding phosphopyruvate hydratase translates to MAKIVDIKGREVLDSRGNPTVEADVILDNGIVGSACAPSGASTGSREALELRDGDKSRYLGKGVLKAVANINGPIRDLLLGKDAADQKGLDHAMIDLDGTENKGKLGANAILAVSLAAAKAAAQAKGVPLYAHIADLNGTPGQYSMPVPMMNIINGGEHADNNVDIQEFMVQPVGAKNFADALRMGAEIFHHLKAVLKARGLNTAVGDEGGFAPNLASNEDALAAIAEAVANAGYKLGDDVTLALDCASSEFFKDGQYDLEGEGKVFSAEGFADYLAGLTQRYPIISIEDGMDESDWAGWKVLTDKIGEKVQLVGDDLFVTNTKILKRGIDEKIGNSILIKFNQIGSLTETLEAIQMAKAAGFTAVISHRSGETEDSTIADLAVGTAAGQIKTGSLCRSDRVSKYNQLLRIEEQLGAKAPYRGRAEFRG, encoded by the coding sequence ATGGCAAAGATCGTCGACATCAAGGGCCGTGAGGTCCTGGACTCCCGCGGCAACCCGACCGTTGAAGCGGATGTGATCCTGGACAACGGCATCGTCGGCAGCGCCTGTGCCCCGTCCGGTGCATCCACCGGTTCCCGTGAGGCTCTCGAACTGCGCGATGGCGACAAGAGCCGTTACCTGGGAAAAGGCGTGCTGAAAGCCGTGGCCAACATCAACGGCCCGATCCGCGACCTGCTGCTGGGCAAGGACGCGGCTGACCAGAAAGGTCTGGATCACGCGATGATCGACCTCGACGGCACCGAGAACAAAGGCAAGCTGGGCGCCAACGCCATCCTGGCCGTGTCCCTGGCCGCCGCCAAGGCCGCCGCTCAGGCCAAGGGCGTGCCGCTGTACGCGCACATCGCCGACCTGAACGGCACCCCGGGCCAGTACTCCATGCCGGTGCCGATGATGAACATCATCAACGGCGGCGAGCACGCCGATAACAACGTCGACATCCAGGAGTTCATGGTTCAGCCGGTTGGCGCCAAGAACTTCGCCGACGCGCTGCGCATGGGCGCCGAGATCTTCCACCACCTCAAAGCCGTGCTGAAGGCCCGTGGCCTGAACACCGCGGTGGGTGACGAAGGTGGCTTCGCGCCGAACCTGGCTTCCAACGAAGACGCCCTGGCCGCTATCGCCGAGGCCGTCGCCAACGCCGGTTACAAGCTGGGTGACGACGTGACCCTGGCCCTGGACTGCGCCTCGTCCGAGTTCTTCAAGGACGGCCAGTACGACCTCGAAGGTGAAGGCAAAGTCTTCAGCGCCGAAGGTTTCGCCGACTACCTGGCCGGCCTGACCCAGCGCTACCCGATCATCTCCATCGAAGACGGCATGGACGAGTCCGATTGGGCTGGCTGGAAAGTCCTGACCGACAAGATCGGCGAGAAGGTGCAACTGGTCGGTGACGATCTGTTCGTGACCAACACCAAGATCCTCAAGCGCGGCATCGACGAGAAGATCGGCAACTCGATCCTGATCAAGTTCAACCAGATCGGCTCGCTGACCGAGACCCTGGAAGCCATCCAGATGGCCAAGGCCGCCGGCTTCACCGCCGTGATTTCGCACCGTTCGGGCGAAACCGAGGACAGCACCATCGCTGACCTGGCCGTCGGCACTGCCGCTGGTCAGATCAAAACTGGCTCGCTGTGCCGTTCGGACCGCGTATCCAAGTACAACCAGCTGCTGCGCATCGAAGAGCAGCTGGGCGCCAAGGCGCCGTACCGTGGTCGCGCGGAATTCCGCGGCTGA
- the yedE gene encoding selenium metabolism membrane protein YedE/FdhT, whose protein sequence is MSALSAFRERYLLRFWSPLPTLIALGVASAYYFAMTGTFWAVTGEFTRWGGHVLSWFGLQPQEWSYFKIIGLQGTPLDRVDGVMIIGMFLGALVCALWAGNVSLRWPTSKRRLLQGLIGGVIAGFGARLAMGCNLAAFFTGIPMFSAHAWAFMFSTVIGAWFGVKISLLPFLRIPLKVGGKAATLPSAEALARRAKLQWRLGMGVLAIAALFAAWRFEVSLVLGMACLFGLLFGGLIERAQICFTSAARDLWTTGRTQAAFGILLGMAAACVGTFAAIHNGLPPKIFWMGPNAVIGGVLFGIGIVLAGGCETGWMYRSMEGQVHFWVVGVGNVIGGTLVAVFWDQLGTSLALPYPKLNLLQEFGPGGGLLITFAGLALCMLLVQLNAQRFTRKRKANDVRNQDADAVA, encoded by the coding sequence ATGTCCGCCCTCTCCGCCTTCCGCGAACGCTACCTGCTGCGCTTCTGGTCGCCACTGCCGACCCTGATCGCACTGGGCGTCGCGTCCGCCTACTACTTCGCAATGACCGGTACCTTCTGGGCGGTCACCGGCGAGTTCACTCGCTGGGGCGGCCATGTGCTGTCCTGGTTCGGCCTGCAGCCGCAAGAGTGGAGCTACTTCAAGATCATCGGCCTACAGGGCACGCCACTGGACCGCGTCGATGGTGTGATGATCATCGGCATGTTCCTCGGCGCGCTGGTCTGTGCGCTCTGGGCCGGCAACGTCAGCCTGCGCTGGCCGACCAGCAAGCGGCGCCTGTTGCAGGGCCTGATCGGTGGCGTGATCGCCGGTTTCGGCGCGCGCCTGGCCATGGGCTGCAACCTCGCCGCATTCTTCACCGGCATCCCGATGTTCTCGGCGCACGCCTGGGCCTTCATGTTTTCCACGGTGATCGGTGCCTGGTTCGGCGTGAAGATCAGCCTGCTTCCCTTCCTGCGTATTCCACTGAAAGTCGGCGGCAAGGCTGCCACCTTGCCCAGTGCCGAAGCCTTGGCCCGCCGCGCCAAACTGCAATGGCGGCTGGGCATGGGCGTGTTGGCGATCGCAGCACTCTTCGCCGCCTGGCGCTTTGAGGTCTCACTGGTGTTGGGCATGGCCTGCCTGTTCGGCCTGTTGTTCGGCGGCCTGATCGAGCGCGCACAGATCTGCTTCACCAGCGCCGCCCGTGACCTCTGGACCACCGGCAGGACCCAGGCCGCGTTCGGCATCCTGCTCGGCATGGCGGCCGCCTGCGTCGGCACCTTCGCGGCGATCCACAACGGCTTGCCGCCGAAGATCTTCTGGATGGGTCCGAACGCCGTGATCGGCGGTGTGCTGTTTGGTATCGGCATCGTGCTGGCCGGCGGCTGCGAGACCGGCTGGATGTACCGATCGATGGAAGGCCAGGTGCACTTCTGGGTAGTCGGCGTCGGCAACGTGATCGGCGGAACCCTGGTCGCGGTGTTCTGGGACCAGCTCGGCACCAGCCTCGCCCTGCCCTATCCCAAGCTCAACCTGCTGCAGGAGTTCGGCCCCGGCGGCGGGCTGCTGATCACCTTCGCCGGCCTCGCGCTGTGCATGCTGCTGGTTCAACTCAACGCGCAACGCTTCACTCGTAAACGGAAAGCCAACGATGTCCGAAACCAAGACGCCGACGCTGTCGCTTGA
- the kdsA gene encoding 3-deoxy-8-phosphooctulonate synthase: protein MSQKIIRVGDIQIGNDLPFVLFGGMNVLESRDLAMQVCEEYVKVTEKLGIPYVFKASFDKANRSSITSFRGPGMEEGLKIFEEIKKTFKVPVITDVHEPYQAAPVAEVCDIIQLPAFLSRQTDLVVAMAQTKAVINIKKAQFLAPQEMKHILRKCEEAGNDQLILCERGSSFGYNNLVVDMLGFGIMKQFEYPVFFDVTHALQMPGGRADSAGGRRAQVTDLAKAGMSQGLAGLFLEAHPDPENAKCDGPCALRLNKLEPFLSQLKQLDDLVKSFPTIETA, encoded by the coding sequence ATGAGCCAGAAGATCATCCGCGTCGGCGACATCCAGATCGGCAACGACCTGCCGTTCGTGCTCTTTGGTGGCATGAACGTACTGGAGTCGCGCGACCTGGCGATGCAGGTCTGCGAAGAGTACGTGAAGGTGACCGAGAAGCTCGGCATCCCCTACGTGTTCAAGGCCAGCTTCGACAAGGCCAACCGTTCCTCGATCACCTCGTTCCGTGGTCCGGGCATGGAAGAGGGGCTGAAGATCTTCGAAGAGATCAAGAAGACCTTCAAGGTGCCGGTCATCACCGACGTGCACGAGCCCTACCAGGCCGCCCCGGTGGCCGAGGTCTGCGACATCATCCAGCTGCCGGCCTTCCTGTCCCGGCAGACCGACTTGGTCGTGGCCATGGCCCAGACCAAAGCGGTGATCAACATCAAGAAAGCCCAGTTCCTCGCGCCGCAGGAGATGAAACACATCCTGCGCAAGTGCGAGGAGGCGGGTAACGACCAGCTGATCCTTTGCGAGCGTGGCTCCTCCTTCGGGTACAACAACCTGGTGGTGGACATGCTCGGCTTCGGCATCATGAAGCAGTTCGAGTACCCGGTGTTCTTCGACGTGACCCATGCCCTGCAGATGCCGGGTGGCCGCGCCGATTCCGCCGGCGGCCGCCGCGCCCAGGTCACCGACCTGGCCAAGGCCGGCATGAGCCAGGGCCTCGCCGGCCTGTTCCTGGAGGCCCATCCGGACCCCGAGAACGCCAAGTGCGACGGTCCGTGCGCCCTGCGCCTGAACAAGCTCGAGCCTTTCCTGTCCCAGCTCAAGCAGCTGGACGACCTGGTCAAGAGTTTCCCCACCATCGAGACTGCCTGA
- the ftsB gene encoding cell division protein FtsB — protein sequence MRLRSPYWLFVVLILALAGLQYRLWVGDGSLAQVRDLQKQIADQQGENERLLERNRILEAEVAELKKGTETVEERARHELGMVKDKETLYQLAQ from the coding sequence TTGAGGTTACGTAGCCCTTACTGGCTGTTCGTCGTGCTGATCCTGGCGCTGGCCGGTCTGCAGTATCGCCTGTGGGTCGGTGATGGCAGCCTGGCGCAGGTGCGCGACCTGCAGAAGCAGATCGCCGACCAGCAGGGCGAGAACGAGCGTTTGCTCGAGCGTAACCGCATACTCGAGGCCGAAGTGGCCGAGCTCAAGAAAGGCACCGAGACGGTCGAGGAACGTGCCCGCCACGAACTCGGCATGGTCAAGGACAAGGAAACCCTCTACCAGCTCGCGCAATGA